A single region of the Elizabethkingia sp. JS20170427COW genome encodes:
- the paaA gene encoding 1,2-phenylacetyl-CoA epoxidase subunit PaaA: MNLEKFIQYVQEEIKVEPKDAMPDDYRKLLIRQISQHAHSEVVGMLPEANWITRAPTLRRKMTLLAKIQDEAGHGLYLYAATETLADGQQKADRDSLYQDMLEGRAKYSSIFNYPALSWADIGAIGWLVDGAAIMNQVMLMGNSYGPYSRAMVRICKEESFHQRQGYEILMALCRGTTQQKKMAQEALDRFWWPALMMFGPNDEHSPNSQLSMKYRVKRESNDSLRQRFVDVTVPQAEYLGLKIPDPHLQWNEERGHYHFGELPWEEFYEVLKGNGPCNRQRVEVKRKAMQENAWVKEAAIAFSEKNKKI, translated from the coding sequence ATGAATTTAGAAAAGTTTATACAATACGTTCAGGAGGAAATAAAGGTAGAGCCTAAAGATGCTATGCCCGATGATTACCGGAAATTATTAATTCGGCAAATTTCCCAACATGCCCATTCGGAAGTGGTGGGGATGCTCCCAGAAGCCAATTGGATTACCCGAGCTCCTACATTGAGGAGGAAAATGACATTGTTGGCTAAGATTCAGGATGAAGCGGGACATGGACTTTATTTATATGCTGCAACCGAAACACTAGCAGATGGCCAACAGAAGGCTGATAGAGATTCTTTATACCAAGATATGTTAGAAGGTAGAGCAAAATATTCCAGTATTTTTAATTATCCAGCACTATCATGGGCAGACATAGGGGCTATAGGCTGGTTGGTAGATGGAGCTGCCATCATGAATCAAGTAATGTTAATGGGAAATTCCTATGGACCTTACTCTCGGGCGATGGTAAGAATTTGTAAAGAAGAATCTTTTCATCAACGACAAGGCTATGAAATATTAATGGCTTTGTGCAGAGGAACAACACAACAAAAGAAGATGGCTCAAGAGGCTTTAGATAGGTTTTGGTGGCCAGCATTAATGATGTTTGGTCCTAATGATGAACATTCTCCTAACTCTCAACTTTCCATGAAATACAGAGTGAAAAGGGAGAGTAACGATAGTCTGAGACAAAGATTTGTAGATGTTACTGTTCCTCAGGCGGAATATTTAGGTTTGAAAATTCCCGATCCTCATCTTCAATGGAATGAAGAAAGAGGGCACTATCATTTTGGAGAACTCCCTTGGGAGGAGTTTTATGAAGTTTTAAAAGGAAATGGACCTTGTAATCGCCAAAGGGTAGAAGTAAAAAGAAAAGCAATGCAAGAAAATGCATGGGTGAAGGAAGCTGCAATCGCTTTTTCGGAAAAAAATAAAAAGATTTAA
- the paaD gene encoding 1,2-phenylacetyl-CoA epoxidase subunit PaaD, which yields MQKLLDWLAEIPDPEIPVINIIELGMVRRVEVIGDHHCRVEITPTYSACPAMWMVEKEIARKLKDEGWQSEIVKVLSPAWTTDWMNDATKEKLKKYGIAPPLSRNQEDTQPKICPRCHSTHTRLLSRFGSTLCKATYQCLDCLEPFDYFKCH from the coding sequence ATGCAAAAGTTATTAGATTGGCTAGCGGAAATCCCCGATCCTGAAATCCCTGTAATTAATATCATAGAGTTAGGAATGGTGAGGAGAGTGGAAGTAATCGGAGATCACCATTGTAGAGTGGAGATTACCCCGACCTATTCTGCATGCCCTGCGATGTGGATGGTTGAAAAGGAAATTGCCCGTAAACTAAAAGATGAAGGTTGGCAATCAGAGATAGTTAAGGTACTTTCTCCCGCATGGACTACGGATTGGATGAACGATGCTACTAAGGAGAAATTAAAAAAATATGGAATAGCACCTCCTCTTAGCCGTAATCAAGAGGATACTCAGCCGAAAATTTGCCCAAGATGCCATTCTACACATACTCGGTTGTTGAGCAGGTTTGGCTCTACCTTATGTAAAGCTACTTATCAATGCTTGGATTGTTTGGAACCATTCGATTATTTTAAATGTCATTAA
- the paaB gene encoding 1,2-phenylacetyl-CoA epoxidase subunit PaaB, producing the protein MENLTQWEVFIQTKPGLSHKHAGTIQAATAEMALQNARDVYTRRQEGTSIWVVPSQYIVSSEGVDKEAFFDPADDKLYRHPTFYQIPNDVKNM; encoded by the coding sequence ATGGAAAATTTAACCCAATGGGAAGTGTTTATCCAAACCAAACCGGGACTTTCCCATAAACATGCGGGGACTATACAAGCTGCTACAGCTGAGATGGCCCTTCAGAATGCTAGAGATGTCTATACCAGAAGGCAAGAAGGTACTTCTATTTGGGTGGTGCCTAGCCAATATATTGTAAGTTCAGAAGGGGTGGATAAAGAGGCTTTTTTTGATCCTGCTGATGATAAATTATACCGCCACCCAACTTTTTACCAAATCCCCAATGATGTAAAAAATATGTAA
- the paaC gene encoding 1,2-phenylacetyl-CoA epoxidase subunit PaaC — MKKYLLKLADDSLFMGHRLSEWCGKGPYLEEDIALTNIALDQIGQANYFFEYASKLDEQNKSADQLAYLRYEPEYLNAHWVELPNGDYSQTILKVYVFSVYQKLLYQALTQCLDEELSAIAQKSLKEVKYHYTHSVSWMKIFAQGTAESRRRLEDSIAHIWEFSQGLFAKVEEEPLLVERYAIPDTEDLYLDFLKKIEQDFEDFKLTFPGREAFMQKGSRTGNHTEYFGYILCELQYLQRAYPGCEW; from the coding sequence ATGAAAAAATATCTTTTAAAATTAGCAGACGACAGCTTATTCATGGGGCATCGCCTTTCGGAATGGTGTGGTAAAGGTCCTTATCTGGAAGAGGATATTGCTCTTACCAATATTGCCTTAGATCAGATAGGGCAGGCCAATTATTTTTTTGAATATGCTTCTAAATTAGATGAACAGAATAAAAGTGCAGACCAGCTCGCTTACTTAAGATATGAACCTGAATATCTTAATGCTCATTGGGTGGAATTGCCCAATGGAGATTATTCTCAAACGATATTAAAGGTATATGTGTTTTCGGTATATCAAAAGTTATTGTATCAAGCGCTTACCCAATGTCTGGATGAAGAACTTTCAGCAATAGCTCAAAAATCATTGAAAGAGGTAAAATATCATTACACCCATTCGGTATCATGGATGAAGATTTTTGCTCAAGGTACAGCGGAAAGTAGAAGAAGACTAGAAGATTCTATCGCTCATATTTGGGAGTTTAGCCAAGGCTTATTTGCAAAAGTGGAAGAAGAGCCTCTTTTGGTAGAAAGATATGCAATTCCTGATACGGAAGATTTGTATTTAGATTTCTTAAAAAAAATAGAACAAGATTTTGAAGATTTTAAACTCACCTTTCCAGGGCGAGAGGCCTTTATGCAAAAAGGTTCTAGAACGGGGAATCATACCGAGTATTTTGGATATATACTCTGTGAATTGCAGTATTTACAACGTGCCTATCCTGGTTGCGAATGGTAG